A genomic window from Halogeometricum borinquense DSM 11551 includes:
- a CDS encoding lipoate--protein ligase family protein — MADERGDRAVRVVRGRVATRDSDQTVTTEMSEYVAETGNPAFRAWTPHRQMAFGRRDAHAEGYERACEAAESRGFPVVKRSVGGRAVAYTGRTVAFASAVPIENDRTGLDERYETATTAVIRALRSLGVPARRGEPANSFCPGDHSVQAHGKICGIAQRVRRDVALVSGVVVVADHDAIAAVLEPVYEALDVPFDPGSVGSVARSGGPGDAERVIRALEDAFVGDAERRVTDARERVDD, encoded by the coding sequence ATGGCCGACGAGCGTGGGGACAGAGCAGTCCGAGTCGTCCGGGGACGCGTGGCGACCCGAGACAGCGACCAGACTGTGACGACGGAGATGAGCGAGTACGTCGCCGAGACGGGCAATCCAGCGTTCCGAGCGTGGACGCCACACCGGCAGATGGCGTTCGGGCGACGCGACGCGCACGCCGAAGGGTACGAGAGGGCGTGCGAGGCGGCCGAATCGCGGGGGTTCCCGGTCGTCAAACGGAGCGTCGGCGGACGCGCCGTCGCCTACACCGGTCGAACGGTGGCGTTTGCCTCCGCCGTCCCAATCGAGAACGACCGGACCGGTCTCGACGAGCGATATGAGACAGCGACCACGGCCGTCATTCGCGCCCTCCGTTCGCTCGGCGTCCCCGCAAGACGCGGCGAGCCCGCCAATTCGTTCTGTCCGGGGGACCACTCCGTCCAAGCCCACGGGAAGATTTGCGGCATCGCCCAACGTGTCCGCCGAGACGTGGCTCTCGTCTCGGGGGTCGTCGTCGTCGCTGATCACGACGCGATAGCCGCTGTTCTCGAACCCGTCTACGAGGCGCTCGACGTGCCGTTCGACCCTGGTTCGGTCGGGAGCGTCGCTCGAAGCGGCGGCCCGGGAGACGCAGAACGCGTCATCCGGGCGCTCGAAGACGCCTTCGTCGGCGACGCGGAACGGCGAGTGACCGACGCTCGGGAACGAGTGGACGACTGA
- a CDS encoding ABC transporter permease, with product MVSKRFILKRLLLLVPVLFGVATLVFAILHLSPGDPARVIAGQRATEAQVAAVRSDLGLDDPLWMQYGRFLVDIVTLNLGESYIIQRGTSILTILRARLPVTLELAIYGQLIGVLLGIPFGIISAVKQDTITDHLTRVGALTGISMPIYWTGPLVILLFAQFLNVLPASNRIASQFDPPVYTGLITFDTFIFGIQSGDFAAFISAASHMLLPAAVIGIYGMALISRMMRSSMLEVIRQDYMRTARAKGQGAKITVMKHGLQNALIPVITVIGIQFGTLLGGAVLTETVFGIGGIGTMLVKAIEVGDYPVVQGTVLVFAFLFTLVNLGVDLTYSYLDPRIDQ from the coding sequence ATGGTTTCGAAGCGTTTCATTCTCAAGCGACTCTTGCTCCTCGTCCCGGTGTTGTTCGGGGTGGCGACACTCGTGTTCGCTATTCTCCATCTGAGCCCCGGTGACCCGGCGCGAGTCATCGCAGGCCAACGGGCGACGGAGGCACAAGTAGCCGCCGTTCGTTCCGACCTCGGCCTCGACGACCCGCTGTGGATGCAGTACGGTCGCTTCCTTGTCGATATCGTGACGCTCAACCTCGGCGAGTCGTACATCATTCAGCGCGGTACGTCCATCCTGACCATCCTTCGTGCCCGTCTTCCGGTCACGCTGGAACTCGCTATCTACGGGCAACTCATCGGCGTTCTGCTCGGCATCCCGTTCGGGATCATCAGCGCGGTGAAACAGGACACCATCACCGACCACCTCACCCGTGTCGGTGCGCTGACTGGAATTAGCATGCCAATCTACTGGACTGGGCCGCTCGTCATCCTGCTGTTCGCCCAATTCCTCAACGTGCTGCCGGCGTCGAACCGCATCGCCTCGCAGTTCGACCCGCCGGTGTACACCGGACTCATCACGTTCGATACGTTCATCTTCGGTATCCAATCGGGTGATTTCGCCGCGTTCATCTCGGCGGCGTCGCACATGCTGTTGCCCGCCGCCGTCATCGGCATCTACGGCATGGCGCTCATCTCTCGGATGATGCGCTCGTCGATGCTTGAGGTCATCCGGCAGGACTACATGCGGACTGCCCGCGCGAAGGGCCAAGGTGCGAAGATAACCGTGATGAAACACGGTCTTCAGAACGCGCTCATTCCCGTTATCACCGTCATCGGCATCCAGTTCGGGACGCTCCTCGGCGGGGCTGTCCTTACGGAGACAGTGTTCGGTATCGGCGGCATCGGGACGATGCTCGTGAAGGCTATCGAAGTCGGGGACTACCCCGTCGTCCAAGGAACCGTGCTGGTCTTCGCCTTCCTGTTCACGCTCGTGAACCTCGGCGTTGACCTGACCTACTCGTACCTCGACCCGCGCATCGATCAATAA
- a CDS encoding DUF7268 family protein: MSRLDDTPRDAPTRASPTLSRRVTVVGGAFLVGVAGGGVALAVATYHFSSLPDGADAVFLLGILALGFGVLGWSGSVLAGRGFEEMQRHLDTGAEWTEMDSRRAMARIGGFGAGVMLAAMTLGSLLA, encoded by the coding sequence ATGTCCCGCCTCGACGACACGCCCCGTGACGCCCCGACACGAGCGTCGCCGACGCTCTCACGTCGTGTGACTGTGGTCGGTGGCGCATTTCTCGTCGGTGTTGCGGGCGGTGGTGTCGCTCTGGCGGTCGCTACCTACCATTTTTCCAGTCTTCCCGACGGCGCGGACGCGGTGTTCCTTCTCGGCATCCTCGCCCTCGGGTTCGGTGTCCTCGGCTGGTCCGGATCCGTCCTCGCCGGGCGTGGATTCGAGGAGATGCAACGGCATCTCGACACCGGAGCAGAGTGGACCGAGATGGATTCCCGGCGTGCGATGGCCCGCATCGGCGGGTTCGGTGCGGGCGTGATGCTCGCGGCAATGACGCTCGGGTCGCTCTTGGCCTGA
- a CDS encoding PaaI family thioesterase produces the protein MSEDAPEGFPDDAASFVQQYIEQEHGYLSWLGTQVNEFEDGRVVMTIPYDEKLTNTTNPPTVHGGIAATLIDTAGGIAQRTMLSDPMNGGVATVNLNVNYLRRAAGDLRATAEVVRAGGSIGVSTVTVVSRPPERVRENDEAFERWQGTTDEEAVATGQGAYRLFRD, from the coding sequence ATGAGCGAGGACGCTCCGGAGGGGTTCCCGGACGACGCAGCGTCGTTCGTCCAGCAGTACATCGAACAGGAACACGGATACCTCTCGTGGCTCGGAACGCAGGTGAACGAATTCGAAGACGGGCGCGTGGTGATGACCATCCCGTACGACGAGAAACTCACCAATACGACGAACCCACCGACGGTTCACGGCGGTATCGCCGCGACCCTTATCGACACCGCAGGCGGCATCGCCCAGCGCACGATGCTTTCGGACCCGATGAACGGCGGGGTGGCGACGGTGAATCTGAACGTGAACTATCTCCGCCGGGCCGCGGGCGACCTGCGAGCGACTGCTGAAGTCGTTCGCGCGGGTGGCAGTATCGGAGTTAGCACTGTGACTGTCGTCAGTCGTCCGCCCGAACGCGTCCGCGAGAACGACGAAGCGTTCGAACGCTGGCAGGGGACGACCGACGAGGAAGCCGTCGCCACCGGACAGGGTGCATACCGACTGTTTCGGGACTGA
- a CDS encoding Hvo_1808 family surface protein: protein MLTKHGIAVGALSLLLVLAGCTAPMVEPELGDGGVAGGPSDTSVIASPDANFTDPADDPLGWEDGYWYNESIAVDQSDGLSDTELRAYVARSMARVEYLRHKEFKKRVSVDILSREEYQEQQRANAQNGSAAGNQTEFNQWNNQVWEALFISGESGDSQAEISETQGSSVAGFYSPSNDAITVITPSPDSPRIDNATLIHELTHALQDQHYDLTSQTYRGDTQDRSLAIDGAVEGDAKYVELLYADRCGIEWECVETPPATGAGGSAGSAGNGPNLGIFLTIFQPYSDGPVYVHDKVQQGGWQAIDELLRNPPESTEQTIHSTDEKPVPIEYQDRSTNGWATFPQQGQDGSDTVGEVSMYAMFWYQARMSGAETIPSQSILRTESQYDTYNYDAAPSNGWGNDRLFPYKNSVNGSDEYGYVWVTEWDSKGDAQQFYDAYVNILDAHDATKQSKNTWVVESGQFADSFRVQQDGTRVTIVNGPTVEDVDDIRPPAN from the coding sequence ATGTTGACGAAACACGGAATCGCCGTGGGTGCCCTCTCCCTCCTCCTCGTACTTGCTGGATGTACGGCACCGATGGTGGAACCGGAACTCGGTGACGGCGGCGTCGCAGGCGGGCCGTCGGACACTTCTGTTATTGCCTCTCCTGATGCGAATTTCACGGACCCGGCCGATGACCCACTCGGCTGGGAAGACGGATACTGGTATAACGAGTCGATAGCTGTCGATCAGTCCGACGGCCTCTCGGACACTGAACTCCGAGCGTACGTCGCCCGGTCGATGGCGCGTGTGGAGTATCTCCGTCACAAGGAGTTCAAAAAACGCGTCTCGGTGGACATCCTCTCCCGTGAGGAGTACCAAGAGCAACAGCGTGCGAACGCACAGAACGGGTCCGCTGCCGGTAACCAGACGGAGTTCAACCAGTGGAACAACCAAGTCTGGGAAGCGTTGTTCATCTCCGGTGAGTCCGGCGACAGTCAAGCCGAGATAAGCGAGACACAGGGAAGTTCGGTTGCAGGTTTCTACTCCCCCAGTAACGACGCGATTACGGTCATCACGCCGTCGCCCGATTCGCCGCGAATCGATAATGCGACGCTGATTCACGAACTCACTCACGCACTGCAGGACCAACACTACGATCTGACGAGTCAGACCTACCGCGGTGACACGCAGGACCGTAGTTTGGCTATCGACGGGGCCGTCGAAGGCGACGCGAAGTACGTCGAACTCCTGTACGCCGACCGTTGTGGAATCGAGTGGGAGTGCGTCGAGACGCCACCGGCAACGGGTGCAGGTGGCTCTGCTGGTTCGGCTGGCAATGGCCCAAACCTCGGTATCTTCCTGACCATCTTCCAACCGTACTCGGACGGTCCCGTGTACGTTCACGATAAGGTGCAACAAGGTGGCTGGCAAGCCATCGACGAACTGCTCCGGAACCCGCCGGAGTCAACTGAACAGACGATTCACAGCACCGACGAGAAACCCGTTCCCATCGAGTATCAGGATCGGTCTACCAACGGATGGGCGACCTTCCCTCAGCAGGGGCAGGATGGCTCCGATACCGTCGGTGAAGTGTCGATGTACGCAATGTTCTGGTATCAGGCGCGGATGTCTGGTGCTGAAACCATCCCTTCGCAGAGTATTCTTCGGACGGAAAGTCAGTACGATACGTACAACTACGATGCCGCTCCGTCGAACGGTTGGGGGAACGACCGCCTGTTCCCGTACAAGAATTCGGTTAACGGTAGCGACGAGTACGGCTACGTCTGGGTTACGGAGTGGGACTCGAAAGGTGACGCACAGCAGTTCTACGACGCCTACGTGAATATTCTGGACGCGCACGACGCGACGAAGCAGAGCAAGAACACGTGGGTCGTTGAGTCCGGCCAGTTCGCAGATTCGTTCCGCGTCCAGCAGGACGGTACGCGCGTCACCATCGTTAACGGGCCGACGGTCGAGGACGTAGACGACATTCGACCGCCCGCGAACTGA
- a CDS encoding dihydroorotase: protein MLITGATLADGRVRDVRVEGETITAIEESLDPREDERVVNATGKMLFPGAIDAHVHFREPGFSHKETWETGSQSAAAGGVTVVADQPNTQPPTTTGSAFDEKAGLAAASLIDFGISGGVTADWDPDSLFDRPLFALGEVFLADSTGDMGIDADLFADAVERAADADVTVTVHAEDADLFDESAQKRDTGGTGEAADADVWSQYRAAEAEEAAVERAVSVGSDSEADIHIAHTSTPEGVDAAKAGGATCEVTPHHLFLSRADATELGTYGRMNPPLRSEDRREGMWERVVSGEIDIVATDHAPHTRAEKDADLWDAPSGVPGVETMLPLLLEEARKGTISYERVRDVTAANAAEIFDLPQKGRVEVGSDADLVVFDPEESQEIHGADLHSRCGWTPFEGMRGVFPEMTLVRGHVVYEDGKFGDAVGENVRN from the coding sequence CTGCTCATCACCGGGGCGACGTTGGCCGACGGCCGCGTCCGCGACGTTCGAGTCGAAGGGGAGACGATCACCGCTATCGAAGAGTCACTGGACCCGCGCGAGGACGAACGCGTAGTAAACGCGACGGGGAAGATGCTGTTCCCGGGCGCGATAGACGCGCACGTCCACTTCCGCGAACCCGGCTTCTCGCACAAGGAGACGTGGGAAACCGGATCACAGAGTGCCGCCGCGGGCGGCGTCACCGTCGTCGCCGACCAACCGAACACACAACCGCCGACGACAACCGGATCGGCGTTCGACGAGAAAGCAGGTCTCGCCGCGGCGTCACTCATCGATTTCGGTATCAGCGGCGGCGTCACAGCCGACTGGGACCCCGACTCGCTGTTTGACCGCCCGCTGTTCGCTCTCGGAGAGGTGTTCCTCGCGGATTCGACGGGTGACATGGGTATCGACGCCGACCTGTTCGCTGACGCCGTCGAGCGCGCCGCCGACGCCGATGTGACCGTCACCGTCCACGCCGAAGATGCCGACCTGTTCGACGAGTCGGCACAGAAACGAGATACGGGCGGCACCGGCGAGGCCGCTGACGCCGACGTGTGGAGCCAGTACCGCGCCGCAGAAGCAGAGGAGGCGGCCGTTGAACGCGCCGTATCGGTCGGTTCGGACTCCGAGGCCGATATTCACATCGCCCACACGAGTACGCCCGAAGGCGTTGATGCCGCAAAGGCGGGCGGAGCGACCTGTGAGGTGACGCCACACCACCTGTTTCTCTCACGTGCAGACGCCACCGAACTGGGAACGTACGGCCGGATGAATCCGCCGCTGCGCAGTGAGGACCGCCGCGAAGGAATGTGGGAGAGAGTCGTCTCCGGCGAGATAGACATCGTTGCGACGGACCACGCGCCGCACACCCGCGCCGAGAAAGACGCCGACCTGTGGGATGCGCCGAGTGGCGTTCCCGGCGTCGAGACGATGCTTCCGCTCCTTCTGGAAGAAGCGCGGAAAGGAACCATCTCGTACGAACGCGTCCGCGATGTGACCGCCGCGAACGCCGCCGAGATTTTCGATCTGCCGCAGAAGGGCCGCGTCGAAGTCGGTTCTGACGCCGACCTCGTGGTGTTCGACCCCGAGGAGTCCCAAGAGATTCACGGCGCAGACCTTCACTCACGGTGCGGATGGACGCCGTTCGAGGGCATGCGCGGCGTGTTCCCTGAGATGACGCTAGTCCGCGGACACGTCGTCTACGAGGACGGCAAGTTCGGAGACGCGGTGGGCGAGAACGTCCGCAATTGA
- a CDS encoding ABC transporter permease: MSTPTQTETGRNRRGLLSRLRASPFLSDLLSNRLALAGIVLILVMVVIALYARLGAFLGFAPSYAELTSSQFGANPSLAAPSAAHPFGTDIQSRDIFNRVLYGSWLALKFGTVTVGISTAAGVSLGIIAAYYGDITDNIIMRSMDVLLAFPSLLLALALVAIFPNELGLWRAVTALTLVYTPRFARVVRGAALKVLEDEYVDATIALGATDPRVLARHVMPNCLAPITVQSTLNFGLAIIDLAALSFLGFGAEPGSPSWGLMLSNGVEKGLLTGDWWWSFFPGLFLAVTVLGFNLLGDGMRDALDPRMREAVD; this comes from the coding sequence ATGAGTACACCCACACAGACGGAGACGGGGAGAAACCGCCGCGGCTTGCTCAGCCGTCTGCGCGCCTCTCCGTTCCTTTCGGACCTCCTGTCGAACCGCCTCGCCCTCGCGGGAATCGTCCTCATCCTCGTGATGGTGGTTATCGCACTCTACGCCCGTCTCGGCGCGTTCCTCGGCTTTGCGCCGAGTTATGCGGAACTCACGTCGTCGCAGTTCGGAGCTAATCCGAGTCTTGCGGCACCGAGCGCCGCTCACCCCTTCGGGACAGACATTCAGTCCCGCGACATCTTCAACCGCGTTCTCTACGGGTCGTGGTTGGCACTGAAGTTCGGGACTGTCACTGTCGGTATCTCGACCGCTGCGGGCGTCTCCCTGGGAATCATCGCCGCCTACTACGGCGATATCACCGACAACATCATCATGCGCTCGATGGACGTGTTGCTCGCGTTCCCGTCGCTGCTGCTCGCACTCGCGCTTGTCGCCATCTTCCCGAACGAACTCGGCCTGTGGCGTGCAGTAACGGCGTTGACGCTCGTCTACACACCGCGCTTCGCCCGCGTCGTCCGCGGTGCCGCGTTGAAGGTGCTCGAGGACGAGTACGTGGACGCGACCATCGCGCTCGGTGCGACTGACCCGCGCGTTCTCGCGCGCCACGTCATGCCGAACTGCCTTGCGCCGATCACGGTGCAGAGTACGCTCAACTTCGGACTCGCTATCATCGACCTCGCGGCGCTCTCATTCCTCGGCTTCGGTGCCGAACCGGGATCACCGTCGTGGGGGCTGATGCTGTCGAACGGCGTCGAGAAGGGCCTTCTGACGGGCGACTGGTGGTGGTCGTTCTTCCCCGGTCTGTTCCTCGCCGTGACCGTCCTCGGGTTCAATCTGCTCGGTGACGGCATGCGCGACGCACTCGACCCGCGAATGCGGGAAGCGGTGGACTAA
- a CDS encoding ABC transporter substrate-binding protein, with protein sequence MSRDIDRRAFLKAAGGAAAAATLAGCAADPDESGTGTEDATDTQTNGGETDEETTETDGEDTTTLTFARGNTSGTLDPQNSTSGEDVKVTNQVYDQLIMFEPGKTSLREGLATDWSLEGTTVTLTLREDVTFHNGEEFTADDVVATFNRFTNPDYEHYPGDKYISAYGPFTLGNWVKSVSKDGDYALTIQLNQKYAPFLRNLAMFASSILSEKAIKELGQDLSKKPVGTGPFKFENWDTSNQQIRLSANTDYWGEVPKVDEVVFTSVGSNTTRAQTLDSGGADIIDGLGAQASKIVENSSNAKLVSKAGINVGYMAFNMAKVEAFRNKKVRQAISYAINTEALVNNIFKGIAEQASQPIPSNVFGYNDDLSPYPQDLEKAESLLEEAGYGDGFSFELATFKNPRTYNPSPLSAAQLVKSNLAELGIEVSINQQSFNPFLDYTNSGKHDACFLGWMTDNADPDNFFYALLHPQVEDSEFTEGEDWVSFDSKGYNTLNAAGWANRDYMQLVEDAQTTYDKETRAEKYKQAAKVAHEEAPWVFLDHAKELRGVSNKVSGFVLAPISGPFLNLVSLD encoded by the coding sequence ATGTCCCGTGATATTGATAGACGTGCATTTTTAAAAGCGGCCGGTGGTGCCGCGGCCGCAGCGACGCTTGCTGGCTGTGCGGCGGACCCTGATGAATCTGGCACTGGTACGGAAGACGCCACGGATACCCAAACGAACGGTGGCGAAACTGACGAAGAAACAACCGAAACCGACGGGGAGGACACCACGACGCTGACGTTCGCCCGTGGGAACACCTCGGGGACGCTCGACCCGCAGAACTCCACCAGCGGGGAAGACGTGAAGGTCACGAACCAGGTGTACGATCAGCTCATCATGTTCGAGCCGGGGAAGACCTCCCTGCGCGAAGGGCTGGCGACGGACTGGAGCCTCGAAGGGACGACGGTCACGCTCACCCTCCGCGAGGACGTGACGTTCCACAACGGCGAGGAGTTCACGGCCGACGACGTTGTCGCCACGTTCAACCGCTTTACGAACCCCGACTACGAACACTACCCGGGCGACAAGTATATCTCGGCGTACGGCCCGTTCACGCTCGGTAATTGGGTCAAGAGCGTGTCGAAAGACGGCGACTACGCGCTCACGATTCAGCTTAACCAGAAGTACGCGCCGTTCCTCCGCAACCTGGCGATGTTCGCCTCCTCTATCCTCTCGGAGAAGGCCATCAAGGAACTCGGTCAGGATCTGAGCAAGAAACCAGTCGGAACCGGCCCGTTCAAGTTCGAGAACTGGGATACGTCCAACCAGCAGATCCGTCTCTCGGCCAACACCGACTACTGGGGTGAAGTGCCGAAGGTTGACGAAGTCGTCTTCACTTCCGTCGGTAGTAACACGACGCGCGCGCAGACGCTCGACAGTGGTGGTGCGGACATTATCGACGGTCTCGGCGCGCAGGCCTCGAAGATTGTCGAGAACTCCTCGAATGCCAAACTCGTCAGTAAGGCCGGTATCAACGTCGGCTATATGGCGTTCAACATGGCTAAAGTCGAGGCGTTCCGGAACAAGAAGGTCCGGCAGGCTATCAGCTACGCGATCAACACGGAAGCACTCGTCAACAACATCTTCAAAGGCATCGCAGAACAGGCGAGTCAGCCGATTCCGAGCAACGTGTTCGGCTACAACGATGATCTGAGTCCGTACCCACAGGACCTTGAGAAGGCGGAGTCGCTCCTCGAAGAGGCCGGCTACGGTGACGGCTTTAGCTTCGAACTGGCGACGTTCAAGAACCCGCGGACGTACAATCCCTCGCCGCTGTCGGCGGCGCAGTTGGTCAAATCCAACCTTGCGGAACTCGGTATCGAGGTTTCCATCAACCAGCAGTCGTTCAACCCGTTCCTCGACTACACCAACTCCGGAAAGCACGACGCGTGTTTCCTCGGATGGATGACTGACAACGCCGACCCGGACAACTTCTTCTACGCGCTCCTGCACCCGCAGGTAGAAGACAGCGAGTTTACGGAAGGCGAGGACTGGGTCTCCTTCGATTCCAAGGGCTACAACACCCTCAACGCCGCCGGGTGGGCCAACCGCGACTACATGCAGTTGGTCGAAGACGCACAGACGACGTACGACAAGGAGACGCGCGCCGAGAAATACAAACAGGCCGCGAAAGTCGCACACGAGGAGGCACCGTGGGTCTTCCTTGACCACGCGAAGGAACTCCGCGGCGTGTCGAACAAGGTCTCCGGGTTCGTTCTCGCGCCGATCAGCGGACCGTTCCTCAACCTCGTCAGCCTCGACTAA
- a CDS encoding cysteine hydrolase family protein, with amino-acid sequence MSEFDPERTAVVVVDMQNGFCHPGGSLYAPKSEAVVDDVAALVADVRDAGAAVVYTRDVHPPEQFDDAHYYDEFDRWGEHVVEGTWETELVEELDVREDDHVVVKHTYDAFHQTELEGWLDAHGIDDLLFCGTLANVCVLHTAGSAGLRDYRPVLVADAIGAIEADHKEYALEHADWLFGEVTTREEIRFE; translated from the coding sequence ATGTCCGAATTCGACCCCGAACGAACGGCTGTCGTCGTCGTTGACATGCAAAACGGCTTCTGTCACCCCGGCGGGAGTCTGTACGCACCGAAGAGTGAGGCTGTCGTAGACGATGTCGCCGCGCTGGTCGCCGACGTGCGCGATGCGGGCGCAGCCGTCGTCTACACACGAGACGTTCACCCGCCCGAGCAGTTCGATGACGCCCACTACTACGACGAGTTCGACCGATGGGGAGAACACGTCGTAGAGGGTACGTGGGAGACAGAATTAGTCGAGGAACTCGACGTACGTGAGGACGACCACGTCGTCGTCAAACACACCTACGACGCCTTCCATCAGACGGAGTTAGAGGGGTGGCTAGACGCTCACGGCATCGATGACTTGCTGTTCTGCGGCACGCTGGCAAACGTCTGCGTCCTCCACACCGCGGGAAGCGCCGGCCTCCGCGACTACCGGCCGGTTCTCGTAGCGGACGCTATCGGCGCAATCGAGGCCGACCACAAGGAGTATGCGCTCGAACACGCAGACTGGTTGTTCGGAGAGGTAACGACACGCGAAGAGATTCGCTTCGAGTAG
- a CDS encoding RNA-guided endonuclease InsQ/TnpB family protein produces MLETTRTYVARITNHEQVRDDLDQCGFSASKLWNVGRYYIQQRWDEDDEIPDEAELKSELKDHKRYSDLHSQSSQRVLEELAEAFTGWYNSDDGNNPPGYRKCGDDHPRSTVTWKKRAIKHDDKHGQLRLSKGFNLKESRSDFILAKYETRPDVEVENIQQVRAVWNGDEWELHLVCKTEIPVEDAPGNNTAGIDLGISNYLAIDYEDGPSELYPGNVLKEDKHYFTREEYQTEGENGPSKRARKARQKLSRRKDHFLHTLSKHIVERCVEEGVEKIAVGDLSDIRENENGDSRNWGASENKKLHGWEFDRFARLLEYKAEEHGILVDRVDEENTSKTCSCCGKIRDSNRVERGLYVCSSCETTMNADVNGAVNIRRKITQSPPTGDMSNGWLAQPGVFLFDRESGRFTPREQGVCKP; encoded by the coding sequence ATGCTGGAAACCACCCGCACCTACGTCGCACGCATTACGAACCACGAACAGGTTCGTGACGACCTCGACCAGTGCGGGTTCTCCGCATCCAAACTGTGGAACGTCGGTCGCTACTACATCCAACAACGGTGGGACGAAGACGACGAGATACCCGACGAAGCCGAACTCAAATCGGAGTTGAAAGACCACAAACGCTACAGTGACCTTCATTCTCAGTCAAGTCAGCGAGTTCTCGAAGAGCTTGCTGAGGCGTTCACTGGTTGGTACAACTCTGACGACGGCAACAACCCACCGGGCTACCGGAAATGTGGCGACGACCACCCGCGCTCCACCGTCACGTGGAAGAAACGGGCCATCAAGCACGACGACAAGCACGGTCAACTCCGTCTCTCGAAAGGGTTTAACCTGAAAGAGAGTCGGTCTGACTTCATCCTCGCGAAGTACGAAACTCGCCCCGACGTAGAAGTCGAGAACATCCAGCAGGTGCGTGCCGTCTGGAACGGCGACGAGTGGGAACTCCACCTCGTCTGCAAGACGGAGATTCCAGTCGAAGACGCACCCGGAAACAACACGGCGGGTATCGACCTCGGTATCAGCAACTACCTCGCCATCGACTACGAAGACGGCCCCTCGGAGTTGTATCCGGGGAACGTGCTGAAAGAGGACAAGCACTACTTCACCCGCGAAGAGTACCAGACCGAAGGCGAGAACGGGCCGTCGAAACGTGCGCGGAAGGCTCGACAGAAACTCTCCCGACGCAAAGACCACTTCCTCCACACCCTGTCGAAACACATCGTTGAGCGGTGTGTGGAAGAAGGCGTGGAGAAGATAGCGGTTGGCGACCTTAGTGACATCCGCGAGAATGAAAACGGTGACTCGCGGAACTGGGGTGCGTCGGAAAACAAGAAGTTGCACGGCTGGGAGTTCGACCGATTCGCCCGTCTCCTTGAATACAAGGCCGAGGAACACGGCATCCTCGTGGACCGTGTGGACGAGGAGAACACGAGCAAGACGTGTTCGTGTTGCGGGAAGATTCGGGACAGCAACCGCGTGGAGCGAGGGCTGTACGTCTGTTCGTCGTGCGAGACGACGATGAACGCAGACGTGAACGGTGCGGTGAATATCCGACGAAAGATAACTCAGAGTCCCCCGACAGGGGATATGAGTAACGGCTGGTTGGCACAGCCCGGAGTCTTCCTGTTCGACCGCGAGAGCGGACGGTTCACACCGAGAGAACAAGGAGTCTGCAAACCGTAA